From the Streptococcus oralis ATCC 35037 genome, one window contains:
- a CDS encoding cystathionine gamma-synthase, whose protein sequence is MSKELHINTILAQAGIKSDEATGALVTPLHFSTTYQHPEFGQSTGFDYTRTKNPTRSKAEEVLAAIESADYALATSSGMAAIVLAFSVFPVGSKVLAVRDLYGGSFRWFNQVEQEGRFHFTYANTEEELIAELEKDVDVLYIETPTNPLMLEFDIAKLAKLAHAKGAKVVVDNTFYSPIYQRPIEDGADIVLHSATKYLAGHNDVLAGVVVTNSLELYEQLFYNLNTTGAVLSPFDSYQLIRGLKTLPLRMERSTANAQEVVAFLKDSPAVKEVLYTGRGGMISFKVVDEKRIPHILNSLKVFSFAESLGGVESLITYPTTQTHADIPAEVRHSYGLTDDLLRLSIGIEDARDLIADLRQALEG, encoded by the coding sequence ATGAGCAAAGAACTACACATCAACACAATTTTGGCCCAGGCTGGGATCAAGTCAGATGAGGCTACAGGTGCCTTGGTAACACCGCTTCATTTTTCAACCACTTATCAGCATCCAGAGTTCGGTCAGTCTACGGGATTTGACTATACTCGTACCAAAAACCCAACTCGCAGTAAGGCGGAGGAGGTTTTGGCGGCAATCGAATCAGCAGATTATGCCCTAGCGACAAGCTCAGGAATGGCTGCGATTGTACTGGCTTTTAGTGTTTTTCCAGTAGGAAGTAAAGTCTTGGCTGTACGCGATCTGTATGGGGGTTCTTTCCGTTGGTTCAATCAAGTCGAGCAAGAAGGCCGTTTCCATTTTACCTATGCCAATACAGAAGAAGAGTTAATTGCTGAGTTGGAGAAAGATGTGGATGTTCTCTATATTGAAACACCAACCAATCCCTTGATGTTGGAATTTGATATTGCCAAACTAGCCAAACTAGCTCATGCCAAGGGTGCCAAGGTAGTGGTGGACAATACCTTCTACAGTCCGATTTACCAACGTCCGATTGAAGACGGTGCGGATATCGTTCTTCATTCAGCAACCAAGTATCTAGCAGGGCACAATGATGTCTTAGCTGGGGTGGTTGTGACTAATAGTTTAGAACTATATGAGCAACTGTTCTACAATTTGAATACGACTGGTGCGGTCTTATCACCATTTGATAGTTATCAGTTGATTCGTGGTCTCAAAACCCTGCCTCTTCGTATGGAGCGTTCTACAGCCAATGCCCAAGAAGTGGTTGCTTTTTTGAAGGATTCACCTGCTGTCAAGGAAGTGCTCTATACTGGACGTGGGGGTATGATTTCCTTTAAAGTAGTGGATGAAAAACGTATTCCTCATATTTTAAATAGCTTGAAGGTCTTTTCATTTGCGGAAAGTTTGGGTGGGGTGGAGAGTCTGATCACCTATCCGACGACTCAAACCCATGCGGATATTCCAGCAGAAGTGCGCCATTCCTATGGCTTAACAGATGACCTCTTGCGTTTATCCATTGGGATTGAGGATGCTAGAGATTTGATTGCGGACTTGCGCCAAGCTTTGGAAGGATAA
- a CDS encoding GNAT family N-acetyltransferase: MEIPITIRQATLSDLEEMLAIEEANPSSEETLSRQSLEESIRKSAGTFLVAGDENQLLGYVLGDAQSIHPKWIEIKLLTIHPDHWGQGLGTLLLAALKQVTVELDYQGILLQSPDELLSYFEMNGFVEEEVTESHFCSGSEWYLIWANPFYQEEI; encoded by the coding sequence ATGGAAATTCCAATCACAATAAGGCAAGCTACCCTATCAGATTTAGAAGAAATGTTGGCGATTGAAGAAGCCAATCCTTCATCAGAAGAGACACTTAGCCGCCAATCCTTAGAAGAGAGTATCCGCAAGTCTGCGGGTACCTTTCTTGTAGCTGGGGATGAAAATCAGCTCCTAGGCTATGTTTTGGGAGATGCTCAGTCTATTCATCCCAAATGGATAGAAATAAAATTATTGACCATTCATCCTGACCATTGGGGACAGGGGCTGGGAACTCTTCTTCTTGCAGCCTTGAAACAGGTGACAGTCGAACTAGATTATCAAGGTATTCTTTTGCAGAGTCCTGATGAACTACTATCATATTTTGAAATGAATGGCTTTGTTGAAGAAGAAGTGACAGAGAGTCATTTTTGCAGTGGTTCTGAATGGTATCTGATTTGGGCCAATCCTTTTTATCAGGAGGAAATATGA
- a CDS encoding GNAT family N-acetyltransferase, giving the protein MKIRQARFSDLDRIIEIELENFSLEEAIPRSVFEAHLREIQTSFLLAEKEGRILGYIEGPVVPHRHLDDQSFTEEIKDYSHQPGGYISVTCLSIAKEAQALGVGKRLLKTLKEVALEYEREGINLTCHDYLIAYYEKHGFVNEGISQSNFAGETWYDMVWQPENQ; this is encoded by the coding sequence ATGAAAATCAGACAAGCAAGATTTTCGGATTTAGATCGGATTATAGAGATAGAGCTGGAGAATTTTTCCCTTGAAGAAGCTATTCCTCGTTCGGTCTTTGAGGCGCATTTGCGGGAAATTCAGACCAGTTTTCTTTTAGCTGAAAAAGAGGGGCGTATTCTTGGTTATATCGAAGGTCCAGTCGTCCCACACCGCCATCTAGATGATCAGTCTTTTACAGAAGAAATAAAAGACTATAGCCATCAACCTGGAGGTTATATTTCTGTGACTTGCCTATCTATTGCCAAGGAAGCACAAGCTTTGGGGGTAGGGAAAAGACTATTAAAGACTCTGAAAGAAGTCGCTTTAGAATATGAGCGAGAGGGCATTAACTTGACGTGTCATGATTACCTTATCGCCTATTACGAAAAACATGGCTTTGTTAATGAAGGAATATCCCAGTCAAACTTTGCTGGGGAAACATGGTATGATATGGTCTGGCAGCCTGAAAAT
- a CDS encoding DEAD/DEAH box helicase — protein MAKLIPGKLRMEGVTLYETGDIEIIKEKGNRLYTRVAGEDLRYSLEDDLVFCACDFFQKRGYCVHLAALEHYLKNDEEGQVILQALEKGHEEQEEVETKVSFGGSFLERIQPQKREKIYTLSAQGQVEAGTNRLLWTLRIGLVDSQKYYVIRDIPLFLKVLVHRKPYMIGKHYENDLSWDAFDTASQEVLTFLCGLIDEGLSQELFFPNQGRHLFFPLTFFEQGVELLMNLENFHFEHQITSYENLLFHDLDPDAKLFSFSLQEYPDYFEMKISESERVNVFYGGAVLFRKGNLYLLNPKQISLLKEIKELPQEERGRKCLQFDNSDRDRLAACLSLFGQLGTVSAPERLQIRPFSSIFYFDREDDGRIRLDIQFDYGDVKVTSRQQLEQLPFSSDAVLENQLFQVCLGAGFEADFQSWRQALKPEAVYSFFHRTIPAFEKLGQVFLSDEINQLYSVQAPQVQIESKGGLLEIQFDFQGIAQEEIDQALKALTSNQDFYISSSDQVYFFDEETKQIRQNLQELGVELKDGSFQARKSLAYSLSQLFEGRDRISFSEEFQHLAHDLTHPEDFPLGDIRVQASLRDYQEKGVRWLQMLHHYGFGGILADDMGLGKTLQTIAFLTSQVTEDSRILILAPSGLIYNWADEFRKFAPQLDLAVVHGLKANREAILSENHQIYVTSYATFRQDSELYQEIAFDFLFLDEAQVMKNAQTKIAQSLRQFVVPAVFALSGTPIENHLGELWSIFQIVLPGLLPSKKEFMKLPADRVAQFIKPFVMRRKKEEVLTELPDLIEVVYKNELEDQQKAIYLAQLQQMRDRLAQVTDQEFQRSRVEILSGLMRLRQICDTPALFMDDYQGASGKLDSLRDLLLQVADGGHRVLIFSQFKGMLEKIEQELPVLGLTSFKITGSTPAHDRQEMTKAFNQGERDAFLISLKAGGVGLNLTGADTVILVDLWWNPAVEAQAIGRAHRMGQEQMVEVYRLITKGTIEEKIQELQEQKKHLVSQVLDGTESRASLSLAEIREILGISEAST, from the coding sequence ATGGCTAAATTGATTCCGGGGAAGTTGCGCATGGAGGGTGTTACACTCTATGAAACAGGCGACATTGAGATTATCAAGGAAAAAGGGAATCGCCTCTATACTCGTGTGGCGGGAGAAGACTTGCGCTACAGTTTAGAGGATGATCTGGTTTTTTGTGCTTGCGATTTTTTCCAAAAAAGAGGTTACTGTGTTCACCTCGCAGCGCTCGAGCATTATCTGAAAAATGATGAAGAAGGCCAGGTGATTTTACAAGCCTTAGAAAAAGGACATGAAGAGCAAGAAGAGGTCGAAACCAAGGTTAGTTTTGGCGGTAGTTTTTTGGAGCGGATCCAACCTCAGAAGCGAGAAAAAATCTACACTTTGTCGGCTCAAGGTCAGGTAGAAGCTGGAACCAATCGCCTCCTTTGGACACTCCGAATCGGTTTAGTTGATAGTCAAAAATATTATGTCATCCGTGATATTCCTCTCTTTTTGAAGGTCTTAGTCCATCGAAAGCCATATATGATTGGGAAACACTATGAAAATGACTTGTCTTGGGATGCTTTTGATACAGCTAGTCAAGAAGTTCTTACTTTTTTATGTGGCTTGATTGATGAGGGACTGAGTCAAGAGCTCTTTTTCCCCAATCAAGGTCGTCACCTCTTTTTCCCTCTGACCTTTTTTGAGCAGGGAGTGGAGTTGCTGATGAACTTGGAGAATTTTCATTTCGAACACCAGATTACTAGTTATGAAAATCTTCTCTTTCATGATTTAGATCCCGATGCAAAACTGTTCTCTTTTTCATTGCAGGAGTATCCCGATTATTTTGAGATGAAGATTTCTGAAAGTGAGCGAGTTAACGTATTCTATGGGGGAGCGGTTCTCTTTCGTAAGGGGAATCTTTATCTCTTAAACCCTAAACAAATCAGCCTCCTAAAGGAAATCAAGGAGCTTCCTCAGGAGGAGAGAGGGAGAAAATGCCTCCAGTTTGACAACAGTGATCGTGATCGCCTAGCCGCCTGTTTGTCTTTGTTTGGACAGCTAGGAACAGTGTCTGCCCCCGAGCGCTTGCAAATCAGACCCTTTTCATCAATCTTTTACTTTGATAGGGAGGATGACGGCCGCATCCGCTTGGATATCCAGTTTGACTATGGAGATGTTAAGGTGACTAGTCGTCAACAGCTGGAACAATTACCATTTTCAAGTGATGCCGTCTTGGAAAACCAGCTATTTCAAGTCTGTTTAGGGGCTGGTTTTGAGGCTGATTTTCAGTCTTGGAGACAGGCTTTGAAGCCAGAGGCAGTTTATTCTTTCTTTCACCGTACGATTCCAGCTTTTGAGAAGTTGGGTCAGGTCTTCTTATCTGATGAAATCAATCAGCTCTACAGCGTCCAAGCTCCTCAGGTTCAGATTGAGTCCAAGGGAGGACTGTTGGAGATTCAGTTTGATTTCCAAGGGATTGCCCAAGAAGAGATTGATCAAGCTCTTAAAGCCCTGACCAGCAATCAGGATTTCTATATCAGTTCTTCTGACCAAGTGTACTTTTTTGATGAGGAAACCAAGCAGATTCGTCAAAATTTGCAGGAACTGGGGGTTGAGCTAAAAGATGGTTCTTTCCAAGCGCGAAAATCTCTAGCTTATAGCCTTTCTCAGCTTTTTGAAGGTCGAGACAGGATCTCCTTCTCGGAAGAATTTCAGCATTTAGCTCATGATTTGACTCATCCAGAGGATTTTCCTTTGGGAGATATACGGGTGCAGGCGAGTTTGAGAGACTATCAGGAAAAGGGAGTCCGTTGGCTCCAGATGCTTCATCACTATGGCTTTGGTGGCATTCTGGCAGATGATATGGGACTGGGAAAAACATTGCAAACCATCGCTTTTTTGACCAGTCAGGTGACAGAAGACAGTCGGATCTTGATTTTAGCGCCGTCAGGTTTAATCTACAATTGGGCAGATGAATTCAGGAAATTTGCACCACAGTTGGATTTGGCTGTCGTTCATGGTTTGAAAGCGAATCGAGAAGCAATTCTTTCTGAAAATCACCAAATCTATGTGACTAGCTATGCCACCTTTCGTCAAGACAGCGAGCTTTATCAAGAGATAGCTTTTGATTTTCTCTTCTTAGATGAGGCCCAGGTCATGAAAAATGCCCAGACTAAGATTGCTCAGAGTTTGCGCCAGTTTGTGGTGCCAGCAGTCTTTGCTTTGTCGGGTACGCCCATCGAAAATCATTTAGGAGAGTTGTGGTCTATCTTCCAAATTGTGCTACCGGGGCTCTTACCAAGTAAAAAGGAGTTTATGAAATTACCGGCTGACCGAGTCGCGCAGTTTATCAAGCCTTTCGTCATGAGGCGTAAGAAAGAAGAAGTTCTTACAGAACTGCCTGATCTGATCGAAGTCGTCTATAAAAATGAACTGGAAGACCAACAGAAGGCCATCTATCTCGCCCAGTTGCAACAGATGCGAGACCGCCTAGCGCAAGTGACAGATCAAGAATTCCAAAGAAGTCGGGTAGAAATCTTATCTGGTCTCATGCGATTGCGCCAGATCTGCGATACGCCTGCCCTCTTCATGGACGATTACCAGGGAGCCAGTGGTAAACTCGATAGTCTCCGAGATTTATTGCTACAAGTGGCTGATGGTGGGCATCGGGTCTTGATTTTCTCCCAGTTCAAAGGAATGTTGGAAAAAATCGAGCAAGAACTCCCAGTCTTGGGCTTGACCTCCTTCAAAATCACAGGTTCAACTCCTGCTCATGACAGACAGGAGATGACCAAGGCCTTTAACCAAGGGGAGAGAGATGCCTTTCTCATCTCCCTTAAGGCGGGTGGTGTTGGTCTCAATCTAACGGGAGCTGATACGGTTATTTTAGTTGACCTTTGGTGGAATCCCGCTGTCGAAGCCCAGGCTATCGGAAGAGCTCACCGCATGGGGCAGGAGCAGATGGTCGAGGTCTATCGTTTGATTACCAAGGGGACCATTGAAGAAAAAATCCAAGAACTTCAAGAACAAAAGAAACATTTGGTTTCCCAAGTTTTAGATGGTACGGAGTCGCGTGCGAGTCTCAGTCTGGCAGAAATTCGTGAAATTTTGGGAATTTCTGAAGCCAGCACTTGA
- a CDS encoding MalY/PatB family protein, which produces MGKYDFTSLPNRFGHHTYKWKEAEADREVLPAWIADMDFVVLPEVRQAVQAYADQLVYGYTYASDALIESVQDWEASQHGYRFDKDALVFIEGVVPAISTAIQAFTKEGEAVLINTPVYPPFARSVKLNNRRLITNSLVEKDGLFEIDFDQLEKELVEEDVKLYILCNPHNPGGRVWEKEVLEKIGHLCQRHGVLLVSDEIHQDLALFGHKHQSFNTIDPAFKDFALILSSATKTFNIAGTKNSYAVIENPKLRVAFQKRQLANNQHEISGLGYLATEAAYRYGKDWLGELKEVIEDHINYVVDILGNETKIKVMKPQGTYLIWLDFSAYDLTDDRLQELLKNEAKVILNRGLDFGEEGTLHARLNVAMPKSVLEEVCQRIVTTFATL; this is translated from the coding sequence ATGGGGAAATATGATTTTACAAGTCTGCCCAATCGTTTTGGGCACCATACCTATAAATGGAAAGAAGCAGAAGCTGACCGAGAAGTTCTACCAGCCTGGATAGCAGATATGGACTTTGTGGTTTTGCCTGAGGTTCGACAAGCTGTACAAGCCTACGCAGATCAGTTGGTCTATGGCTATACCTATGCTAGCGATGCTTTGATTGAGTCGGTTCAGGATTGGGAAGCCAGTCAACACGGCTATCGCTTTGACAAGGATGCCCTCGTCTTTATCGAGGGAGTGGTACCAGCCATCTCAACAGCCATTCAAGCCTTTACAAAAGAGGGAGAGGCTGTTCTGATTAACACACCGGTCTATCCTCCTTTTGCCCGCAGTGTCAAACTGAACAATCGCAGATTGATTACCAATTCTTTGGTGGAAAAGGATGGGCTGTTTGAGATTGACTTTGACCAGTTGGAGAAGGAATTGGTGGAAGAGGATGTGAAGCTTTATATCCTTTGCAATCCCCACAATCCTGGTGGACGTGTTTGGGAAAAGGAAGTGTTAGAAAAGATTGGTCATCTCTGCCAAAGACACGGTGTTTTGCTTGTTTCAGATGAGATTCACCAAGATTTGGCACTCTTTGGTCACAAACACCAGTCTTTTAACACCATTGATCCTGCTTTTAAAGACTTCGCCCTTATCTTGAGCAGTGCCACTAAGACCTTTAATATTGCTGGGACCAAGAATTCCTATGCAGTTATTGAAAATCCCAAGCTTCGTGTGGCTTTCCAAAAACGCCAGTTGGCCAATAACCAGCATGAAATCTCAGGCTTGGGGTATTTGGCGACAGAAGCTGCCTACCGTTATGGTAAGGACTGGTTAGGAGAGTTAAAAGAAGTCATCGAGGACCACATTAACTATGTAGTGGATATTTTGGGCAACGAAACCAAGATTAAGGTCATGAAACCACAAGGTACCTACTTGATTTGGCTTGATTTTTCAGCCTATGACCTAACGGATGACCGCTTGCAAGAGCTTTTGAAGAATGAAGCCAAGGTTATCTTGAACCGAGGTTTGGACTTTGGAGAGGAGGGAACTCTTCATGCCCGCCTCAATGTGGCTATGCCGAAGTCAGTACTGGAAGAGGTTTGCCAACGCATCGTGACCACTTTTGCTACACTTTAA
- the murC gene encoding UDP-N-acetylmuramate--L-alanine ligase — MSKTYHFIGIKGSGMSALALMLHQMGHKVQGSDVEKYYFTQRGLEQAGIAILPFDEKNLQGDVEIIAGNAFRPDNNVEIAYADQNGISYKRYHEFLGSFMRDFVSMGVAGAHGKTSTTGMLSHVLSHITDTSFLIGDGTGRGSANAKYFVFESDEYERHFMPYHPEYSIITNIDFDHPDYFTSLEDVFNAFNDYAKQITKGLFVYGEDPELRKITANAPIYYYGFEAEGNDFVASDLLRSTTGSTFTVHFRGQELGQFHIPTFGRHNIMNATAVIGLLYTAGFDLNLVREHLKTFAGVKRRFTEKIVNDTVIIDDFAHHPTEIIATLDAARQKYPSKEIVAVFQPHTFTRTIALLDEFAHALNQADAVYLAQIYGSAREVDHGDVKVEDLANKINKKHQVITVENVSPLLDHDNAVYVFMGAGDIQTYEYSFERLLSNLTSNVQ; from the coding sequence ATGTCAAAAACATATCATTTTATTGGAATTAAAGGATCAGGGATGAGTGCCCTAGCTTTGATGTTGCACCAAATGGGACACAAGGTTCAAGGTTCAGACGTTGAAAAATACTACTTTACTCAACGTGGACTAGAGCAGGCAGGGATTGCGATTCTTCCTTTTGATGAAAAGAACCTACAAGGTGATGTGGAGATTATCGCGGGGAATGCCTTCCGTCCAGATAACAACGTTGAAATCGCCTATGCAGATCAAAACGGTATCAGCTACAAACGTTACCATGAATTCCTAGGTAGCTTTATGCGCGATTTTGTCAGCATGGGAGTGGCAGGAGCTCATGGCAAAACTTCAACAACAGGTATGCTGTCTCACGTCTTGTCTCATATCACAGACACCAGCTTCTTGATTGGAGACGGGACAGGTCGTGGTTCAGCTAATGCCAAATATTTTGTCTTTGAATCAGACGAATATGAGCGTCATTTCATGCCTTACCACCCAGAATACTCTATCATCACCAACATTGACTTTGACCATCCAGACTACTTTACAAGTCTAGAGGATGTTTTCAATGCCTTTAACGACTATGCCAAACAAATTACCAAAGGTTTGTTTGTATACGGTGAAGATCCTGAGTTGCGTAAGATCACAGCCAATGCTCCAATCTATTACTATGGTTTTGAAGCTGAGGGCAATGACTTTGTAGCTAGCGATCTCCTTCGTTCTACGACTGGTTCAACCTTCACCGTTCACTTCCGTGGACAAGAATTGGGTCAATTCCACATTCCAACCTTTGGTCGTCACAATATCATGAATGCGACAGCTGTTATTGGTCTTCTTTACACAGCTGGATTTGATTTGAACTTGGTCCGTGAACACTTGAAAACTTTTGCAGGTGTTAAGCGTCGTTTCACTGAAAAAATTGTCAATGATACAGTAATCATTGATGACTTTGCCCACCATCCAACAGAAATCATTGCAACCTTGGATGCGGCTCGTCAAAAATACCCAAGCAAAGAAATCGTGGCAGTCTTCCAACCGCATACCTTTACAAGAACCATTGCCTTGTTGGACGAATTTGCCCATGCATTGAATCAAGCAGACGCCGTCTACCTAGCGCAAATCTATGGATCAGCTCGTGAGGTGGACCATGGTGATGTCAAAGTAGAAGACTTAGCCAATAAAATTAACAAGAAACACCAGGTTATCACTGTTGAAAATGTTTCTCCACTCCTAGACCATGATAATGCTGTTTATGTCTTTATGGGTGCTGGAGACATCCAAACCTATGAATATTCATTTGAACGTCTCTTGTCTAACTTGACAAGCAACGTCCAATAA